A genomic segment from Amycolatopsis camponoti encodes:
- a CDS encoding ArsR/SmtB family transcription factor, which produces MLDHELDLVFRALGDRTRRALVERLVRGPASVSELAEPLTMSLAAVVQHLQVLEAAGIVRSEKAGRVRTCRIEPEMLRAGEHWLGRQRTTWESRLDRLGDFLAEPPDPSEGSTT; this is translated from the coding sequence ATGCTTGACCATGAGCTGGACCTGGTGTTCCGCGCCCTGGGCGATCGGACGCGGCGGGCGCTGGTGGAGCGACTCGTGCGCGGGCCGGCGTCGGTCAGCGAGCTCGCCGAGCCGCTGACCATGTCGCTCGCCGCCGTCGTGCAGCATCTGCAGGTCCTCGAGGCCGCCGGGATCGTGCGGTCGGAGAAGGCCGGCCGCGTCCGCACCTGCCGGATCGAACCGGAGATGCTGCGCGCCGGCGAGCACTGGCTGGGCCGGCAGCGCACCACGTGGGAGAGCAGGCTCGACCGGCTCGGCGACTTCCTCGCCGAGCCGCCCGATCCCTCGGAAGGGAGCACGACATGA
- a CDS encoding YybH family protein, giving the protein MTPELLVESRVAAVAAKDVETLVAQYAEDVTLFDALGPLRDTGQDVERARLREWFGAYRSTIDLRIEDLEVVADGAVAFAHYLFQVRGTMTDDTVVDMWVRATVGFRRGEDGWKIVHEHSSVPFTPSGTAGD; this is encoded by the coding sequence ATGACCCCGGAGCTGCTCGTCGAATCCCGGGTCGCGGCCGTCGCGGCGAAGGACGTCGAGACGCTGGTGGCCCAGTACGCCGAGGACGTCACGCTGTTCGACGCGCTCGGCCCGTTGCGCGACACCGGCCAGGACGTCGAACGCGCCCGGCTGCGGGAGTGGTTCGGCGCTTACCGCTCCACGATCGACCTGCGGATCGAGGACCTCGAGGTGGTCGCCGACGGCGCGGTCGCGTTCGCTCACTACCTGTTCCAGGTCCGCGGCACGATGACCGACGACACCGTCGTGGACATGTGGGTGCGCGCCACCGTCGGGTTCCGCCGGGGCGAGGACGGCTGGAAGATCGTCCACGAGCACAGTTCCGTGCCGTTCACGCCGTCCGGTACCGCTGGGGACTGA
- a CDS encoding anthrone oxygenase family protein gives MSTVVLVAALVAAGLLAGLFYAYACSVMPGLARGDDKTFVEAMRGINVAIVNPVFMLTFLGAPLLAGVAIFLNPGPRPWVIAGFACLVAVLVITGALNIPLNNALESGGDDFAVVRAHFEAAWVRWNVLRAVASTAGFGCLVAAVLTRN, from the coding sequence ATGTCCACTGTGGTGCTGGTGGCCGCGCTCGTCGCGGCCGGATTGCTCGCCGGGTTGTTCTACGCCTACGCGTGCTCGGTGATGCCGGGTCTGGCGCGGGGCGACGACAAGACGTTCGTCGAGGCGATGCGCGGGATCAACGTCGCGATCGTCAACCCGGTCTTCATGCTGACGTTCCTGGGCGCGCCGCTCTTGGCGGGGGTGGCGATCTTCCTGAACCCCGGGCCGCGGCCGTGGGTGATCGCCGGGTTCGCGTGCCTGGTGGCGGTGCTGGTGATCACCGGGGCGCTGAACATCCCGCTCAACAACGCGCTGGAGTCCGGCGGGGACGACTTCGCGGTGGTGCGCGCGCACTTCGAAGCGGCGTGGGTGCGCTGGAACGTGCTGCGCGCGGTGGCGAGCACGGCGGGGTTCGGCTGCCTGGTGGCCGCCGTGCTCACCAGGAACTGA
- a CDS encoding YciI family protein, whose translation MRYLLMIAGDETAESHQYDGCDGWGEDLARRGKIHGGGGLRPPSEATTIRVRDGEVLLTDGPFTEAKEQIGGYVVLEADDLDEALEIAAKHPAATYGSIEVRPIFVPEEP comes from the coding sequence ATGCGGTACCTGCTGATGATCGCCGGCGACGAAACCGCCGAGTCCCACCAGTACGACGGGTGCGACGGCTGGGGCGAGGACCTGGCCCGCCGCGGCAAGATCCACGGCGGAGGCGGCCTGCGCCCACCGTCGGAAGCCACCACGATCCGCGTCCGCGACGGGGAAGTGCTGCTCACCGACGGCCCGTTCACCGAGGCCAAGGAACAGATCGGCGGCTACGTCGTCCTCGAAGCCGACGACCTCGACGAAGCCCTCGAGATCGCGGCCAAGCACCCCGCCGCGACCTACGGCAGTATCGAGGTCCGCCCGATCTTCGTCCCGGAGGAACCCTGA
- a CDS encoding GyrI-like domain-containing protein, producing the protein MPSIVDRPAQRYVAERATVGIEEFPRIADRLPPLIGTLAGHGIVPAGAPFFRYRVLHPGPRFTVEAGVPVDGEFAPAAPAFLGDVPAGKYVLDTYVGAPDGLAAATAEVLAWGADEGLTWDVTESADGEEWGGRLEVLRTNPLEVPDPSQWVTDLLFRLAD; encoded by the coding sequence ATGCCGTCCATAGTGGACCGACCGGCCCAGCGCTACGTCGCCGAGCGCGCCACCGTCGGGATCGAGGAGTTCCCGCGCATCGCCGACCGGCTGCCGCCGCTCATCGGCACCCTCGCCGGCCACGGGATCGTCCCGGCCGGAGCGCCGTTCTTCCGCTACCGCGTGCTGCACCCCGGCCCGCGGTTCACCGTCGAGGCCGGCGTCCCGGTCGACGGCGAGTTCGCCCCCGCCGCACCCGCGTTCCTCGGCGACGTCCCGGCCGGGAAATACGTCCTCGACACCTACGTCGGCGCCCCCGACGGCCTGGCCGCCGCCACCGCGGAGGTCCTGGCCTGGGGCGCCGACGAGGGCCTCACCTGGGACGTGACCGAGAGCGCGGACGGCGAAGAGTGGGGTGGCCGCCTGGAAGTCCTGCGCACCAACCCCCTGGAGGTGCCCGACCCGAGCCAGTGGGTCACCGACCTGCTCTTCCGCCTCGCGGACTGA
- a CDS encoding RNA polymerase sigma factor → MDVESAVAEAFREEWGQVVATLIRITGDWDLAEECAQEAFALALRTWPRDGVPKRPGAWLTTAARNRATDRLRRETAGAAKLREAAQMHVREEPDSDDSGVTDDRLRLIFTCCHPALATEAQVALALRTLAGLSTAEIARAFLVPEATMSQRLVRVKRKIRHAGIPYRVPPAHLLPERTAAVLGVLYLTFNEGYSASAGPDLLRPDLAAEAVRLARVLAQLMPDEPEVLGLLALLLLQHARRATRAGADGELVPLEEQDRTRWDAGEIAEGTRILETALRRRRPGPYQIQAAIAACHATAARPADTDWAQIAGLYGELRKHVPSAVVELNRAVAVGMADGPLAGLALLDDLTMDGYHLLPATRADFLRRLGRHAEAAEWCATARDLAPTDAERAYLTRRISEAVSVPADPVRRSGEPRPPEESP, encoded by the coding sequence GTGGACGTCGAGAGCGCGGTCGCGGAGGCGTTCCGCGAGGAGTGGGGCCAGGTCGTGGCCACGCTCATCCGGATCACCGGCGACTGGGACCTCGCCGAGGAGTGCGCCCAGGAGGCCTTCGCCCTCGCCCTGCGCACGTGGCCCCGCGACGGTGTCCCGAAGCGGCCCGGCGCCTGGCTGACCACCGCCGCCCGCAACCGTGCCACCGACCGGCTCCGCCGCGAGACCGCCGGCGCCGCCAAGCTCCGGGAGGCCGCCCAGATGCACGTCCGCGAAGAACCCGACAGCGACGACAGCGGCGTCACCGACGACCGGCTGCGGCTCATCTTCACCTGCTGCCACCCGGCACTGGCCACCGAAGCCCAGGTCGCGCTCGCGCTGCGCACCCTGGCGGGGCTGTCCACCGCCGAGATCGCCCGCGCCTTCCTCGTCCCGGAAGCGACGATGTCCCAGCGGCTGGTGCGGGTGAAGCGCAAGATCCGCCACGCCGGCATCCCCTACCGCGTCCCGCCCGCGCACCTGCTGCCCGAACGCACCGCCGCCGTCCTCGGCGTGCTGTACCTGACGTTCAACGAGGGCTACTCCGCCAGCGCCGGGCCCGACCTGCTGCGCCCCGACCTCGCCGCCGAAGCCGTCCGGCTCGCCCGCGTCCTGGCGCAGCTCATGCCCGACGAGCCCGAGGTCCTCGGGCTGCTCGCGTTGCTGCTCCTGCAGCACGCCCGCCGCGCCACCCGAGCGGGCGCCGACGGCGAGCTCGTCCCGCTCGAGGAACAGGACCGCACCCGCTGGGACGCGGGCGAAATCGCCGAAGGCACCCGGATCCTGGAGACCGCGCTGCGCCGGCGACGACCGGGGCCGTACCAGATCCAGGCCGCCATCGCCGCCTGCCACGCCACGGCCGCCCGGCCCGCCGACACCGACTGGGCGCAGATCGCCGGCCTCTACGGCGAACTGCGCAAGCACGTCCCCAGCGCCGTCGTCGAGCTGAACCGGGCCGTCGCCGTGGGCATGGCCGACGGCCCCCTCGCCGGGCTCGCGCTGCTCGACGACCTGACCATGGACGGCTACCACCTGCTGCCCGCCACCCGCGCCGACTTCCTCCGCCGCCTCGGTCGCCACGCCGAAGCCGCCGAGTGGTGCGCGACCGCCCGCGATCTCGCGCCCACCGACGCCGAGCGCGCCTACCTCACGCGAAGAATCTCCGAAGCGGTGTCGGTCCCGGCCGATCCCGTTCGTCGGTCGGGCGAACCCCGACCACCGGAGGAAAGCCCATGA
- a CDS encoding TetR/AcrR family transcriptional regulator: protein MVRLSRTETQERNRAKVLSAARDEFAGRGFREAKIDVIAERAELTRGAVYSNFPGKRALYFAVLADLAERAPRYATPPPDPSAADVLAAFARAWVARLPLATDSDSGDARLGRDLLPEILADEHTRRPFAQLMRVDAILLGLALERTRPGQRLVRVAEAALTTLHGASQLAAAAPGFGEPFHIVAACTALLDLDLDDDWPAVPPITSQPRPADEPWTPPTVTDLLTGEPFRPGDGVVTILGLHRAAAFEEAVRTGADVTAVLVTSDPGELAPLARLAVADLRGCLDQAIKPPQRPRLRLVCDTTGELAAAAGVTAVSDATETAVRVEGGRVVVRAEGFGACHAAAVGPGPGRSSGG from the coding sequence ATGGTCAGGCTCAGCAGGACCGAGACCCAGGAACGCAACCGCGCGAAGGTCCTCTCCGCCGCCCGCGACGAGTTCGCCGGACGCGGCTTCCGCGAGGCGAAGATCGACGTCATCGCCGAACGCGCCGAGCTCACCCGCGGCGCGGTCTACTCCAACTTCCCCGGCAAACGGGCCCTGTACTTCGCGGTACTGGCCGACCTCGCCGAACGCGCGCCCCGCTACGCCACCCCGCCGCCGGATCCGAGTGCGGCCGACGTCCTGGCCGCGTTCGCCCGCGCCTGGGTCGCCCGCCTGCCCCTGGCCACCGACAGCGACAGCGGCGACGCCCGCCTCGGCCGCGACCTGCTGCCCGAGATCCTTGCCGACGAGCACACGCGCCGGCCGTTCGCACAGCTCATGCGCGTCGACGCCATCCTGCTCGGGCTCGCCCTGGAACGGACGCGCCCGGGACAGCGCCTGGTCCGCGTCGCCGAAGCCGCCCTCACCACGCTGCACGGCGCGAGCCAGCTCGCCGCCGCCGCACCCGGCTTCGGCGAGCCCTTCCACATCGTCGCCGCCTGCACCGCGCTGCTCGACCTGGACCTCGACGACGACTGGCCGGCGGTCCCGCCGATCACGAGCCAGCCCCGGCCCGCCGACGAGCCGTGGACCCCGCCGACGGTCACCGACCTGCTCACCGGCGAACCGTTCCGGCCCGGCGACGGCGTCGTCACCATCCTCGGCCTGCACCGCGCCGCGGCCTTCGAAGAGGCCGTCCGCACCGGCGCCGACGTCACCGCCGTGCTCGTCACCAGCGACCCCGGCGAACTCGCCCCGCTGGCCCGGCTCGCCGTCGCCGACCTGCGCGGCTGCCTCGACCAGGCGATCAAGCCCCCGCAGCGGCCCCGCCTGCGGCTCGTCTGCGACACCACCGGCGAGCTCGCCGCGGCTGCCGGCGTCACCGCGGTCAGCGACGCCACCGAGACGGCCGTCCGCGTCGAAGGCGGCCGCGTCGTCGTGCGCGCCGAGGGATTCGGCGCCTGTCACGCGGCGGCGGTCGGTCCCGGGCCCGGCCGTTCGTCGGGTGGGTGA
- a CDS encoding SRPBCC family protein, whose protein sequence is MTVKHATFTLERTYPVPPARVFAAWSDPDAKTRWFVPSGTHELDFRVGGRETVEAAGPDGTPLSVLSLYHDIVPDQRIVYSTTLSGGDALATVSITTVELIADGDGTRLVLTEQDTLLDDAEKPEWREQGTGDWLDRLGEELK, encoded by the coding sequence ATGACCGTCAAGCACGCCACGTTCACGCTCGAACGCACCTACCCCGTTCCCCCGGCGCGGGTGTTCGCCGCGTGGTCGGACCCGGACGCCAAGACCCGGTGGTTCGTCCCCAGCGGGACCCACGAGCTGGACTTCCGCGTCGGCGGCCGGGAGACGGTCGAGGCCGCGGGCCCGGACGGCACGCCGTTGTCGGTGCTCTCGCTCTACCACGACATCGTGCCGGACCAGCGGATCGTCTACTCCACGACGCTGAGCGGCGGGGACGCGCTCGCCACGGTCTCGATCACGACGGTGGAGCTGATCGCCGACGGCGACGGCACCCGCCTGGTCCTGACCGAGCAGGACACCCTCCTCGACGACGCCGAGAAACCGGAGTGGCGCGAGCAGGGCACCGGCGACTGGCTGGACCGGCTCGGCGAGGAGCTGAAATGA
- a CDS encoding AraC family transcriptional regulator translates to MDPLAALLDGPRAHGAFLLRSVLTPPWSLRIADQAPLTVVSVVRGEAWIVPDDGESVLLGEGDVAIARGPDPYLVADHPATPPQALILPGQECRTPDGGHLTAYADLGVRTWGTGGPVVLLTGTYGMEGEISKKLLAALPTLIVLRAADWPTPLVGLLAGEIGRDVPGQEAVLDRLLDLLLIAALRAWFDRPDTDAPAWYRAHDDPVVGQALRLLQHQPGEPWTVAKLAADTGVSRAALARRFATTVGETPMAYLAGWRLALAADLLRQQPDATIGAVAHQVGYGSAFALSAAFKREFGVSPQRYRTA, encoded by the coding sequence ATGGACCCGCTCGCCGCGCTCCTCGACGGCCCCCGCGCCCACGGCGCGTTCCTGCTGCGCTCGGTGCTGACACCGCCGTGGTCGCTGCGGATCGCGGACCAAGCACCGTTGACCGTCGTGTCGGTCGTGCGCGGCGAAGCGTGGATCGTCCCGGACGACGGCGAGAGCGTCCTGCTGGGCGAAGGCGATGTCGCGATCGCCCGCGGTCCCGACCCGTACCTGGTCGCCGACCACCCCGCGACGCCGCCGCAGGCGCTGATCCTGCCCGGCCAGGAGTGCCGCACCCCCGACGGCGGGCACCTCACCGCGTACGCCGACCTCGGCGTCCGCACCTGGGGCACCGGCGGCCCGGTCGTGCTGCTCACCGGCACCTACGGCATGGAAGGCGAGATCAGCAAGAAGCTCCTGGCCGCGCTGCCGACGCTGATCGTGCTGCGGGCGGCCGACTGGCCGACCCCGCTGGTCGGGCTGCTCGCCGGGGAGATCGGCCGGGACGTGCCCGGGCAGGAGGCCGTCCTCGACCGGCTGCTCGACCTGCTGCTGATCGCCGCGCTGCGCGCGTGGTTCGACCGGCCCGACACCGACGCGCCCGCCTGGTACCGCGCCCACGACGACCCGGTCGTCGGACAGGCGTTGCGGCTGCTGCAGCACCAGCCAGGCGAGCCGTGGACCGTCGCCAAGCTCGCCGCCGACACCGGCGTCTCCCGCGCCGCGCTGGCCCGGCGCTTCGCCACGACGGTCGGCGAGACACCGATGGCCTACCTCGCCGGCTGGCGGCTCGCGCTCGCCGCGGACCTGCTGCGCCAGCAACCGGACGCCACCATCGGCGCGGTCGCCCACCAGGTCGGCTACGGCAGCGCGTTCGCCCTCAGCGCGGCCTTCAAACGCGAGTTCGGCGTCAGTCCCCAGCGGTACCGGACGGCGTGA
- a CDS encoding NAD(P)H-binding protein, with protein MTTNFLVVGGTGKTGRRVADRLRERGLPVRITSRRGAPPFDWTDRETWAPALKGVDAVYLTYYPDLVVPEAAADIRAFAELAVAQGVGHLVLLSGRGEEEAEACERIVAGAGTGWTVLRCSWFAQNFSEHFLLDAVRGGEIALPAGTVTEPFVDVRDIADVAVKVLTEPGHTGRLYELTGPRLLSFADAAADIAAASGRDVRYVPVSAQEYAAAAVEYGVPEEEAGALTELFARVLDGRNESVTHDVERVLGRPATDFRDFARDAAATGVWAR; from the coding sequence ATGACAACGAACTTCCTGGTGGTGGGCGGCACCGGCAAGACCGGGCGCCGCGTGGCGGACCGGCTGCGGGAGCGCGGCCTGCCGGTGCGGATCACGTCGCGGCGCGGGGCGCCGCCGTTCGACTGGACCGACCGTGAGACCTGGGCACCAGCGCTGAAGGGCGTCGACGCCGTCTACCTGACCTACTACCCCGATCTGGTGGTGCCCGAGGCGGCCGCCGACATCCGCGCGTTCGCCGAACTGGCCGTGGCGCAGGGCGTCGGGCACCTGGTGCTGCTTTCCGGTCGCGGCGAGGAGGAAGCCGAGGCGTGCGAACGGATCGTCGCCGGCGCGGGCACCGGCTGGACGGTCCTGCGGTGCAGCTGGTTCGCGCAGAACTTCAGCGAGCACTTCCTGCTCGACGCCGTGCGCGGCGGGGAGATCGCGCTGCCGGCGGGCACGGTCACCGAGCCGTTCGTCGACGTCCGCGACATCGCCGACGTCGCGGTGAAGGTGCTGACCGAGCCGGGCCACACGGGACGGCTGTACGAGCTGACCGGGCCGCGGCTGCTGAGCTTCGCCGACGCGGCCGCCGATATTGCGGCCGCGTCCGGGCGGGATGTCCGCTATGTTCCGGTTTCCGCGCAGGAGTACGCCGCCGCGGCCGTCGAGTACGGCGTGCCGGAAGAAGAGGCCGGGGCGCTGACCGAGCTGTTCGCGCGAGTGCTCGACGGCCGCAACGAGTCGGTGACGCACGACGTCGAGCGAGTGCTGGGGCGACCGGCGACGGATTTCCGGGACTTCGCGCGGGACGCGGCGGCGACCGGGGTCTGGGCCCGGTGA
- a CDS encoding cytochrome P450 family protein, with product MTPEIDLTDFKVLTDPFTAYDQARETSALAKLVIPGFGPFWALTRYTQARAMLADPRFEVRAESFMRPPGIPEHCLEYLRTMAEQDGPEHLRLRRLVAPAFTPKRAAQLRPRLAVLTERLLDELPAHAEDGVVDLIPHFARPLPMDVICELAGIPDIDRPRWREYGAAVASGMGADFAAAIPEIIAGARDAVARSRAEPGDDLIGDLVRAEDDDRLTDTELVTLVWHLVLAGQTPVNLIANAVEALLRHPDQLAALRADPALWPGAVEELMRFCSPQLLTTPRFAREDVEIDGQLIRAGERVTAAMVAADRDPRAFADPDRLDVTRDGPAQLGFSHGPHFCLGASIARVETEVALSALFSRFPDLALAVDDVPRAPDGGTWRPAKLPLTL from the coding sequence ATGACCCCCGAGATCGACCTGACCGACTTCAAGGTCCTGACTGACCCGTTCACCGCCTACGACCAGGCACGGGAGACGAGTGCGCTGGCCAAGCTCGTCATCCCCGGCTTCGGCCCGTTCTGGGCGCTGACCCGCTACACCCAGGCGCGCGCGATGCTGGCCGACCCGCGCTTCGAGGTCCGGGCCGAGAGCTTCATGCGCCCGCCCGGCATCCCCGAGCACTGTCTCGAGTACCTGCGGACGATGGCCGAGCAGGACGGGCCCGAGCACCTGCGGCTGCGCCGGCTCGTGGCACCGGCGTTCACCCCGAAGCGCGCCGCCCAGCTGCGCCCGCGGCTGGCGGTCCTCACCGAACGGCTGCTCGACGAGCTGCCCGCCCACGCCGAAGACGGCGTCGTCGACCTGATCCCGCACTTCGCGCGGCCGCTGCCGATGGACGTCATCTGCGAGCTGGCCGGCATCCCGGACATCGACCGGCCGCGCTGGCGGGAGTACGGCGCCGCGGTCGCCAGTGGCATGGGCGCGGACTTCGCCGCCGCGATCCCGGAGATCATCGCGGGCGCGCGGGACGCGGTCGCGCGCAGCCGGGCCGAACCGGGCGACGACCTCATCGGCGACCTCGTACGCGCCGAGGACGACGACCGGCTCACCGACACCGAGCTGGTCACGCTGGTCTGGCACCTCGTGCTGGCCGGTCAGACGCCGGTGAACTTGATCGCGAACGCCGTCGAAGCCCTGCTACGGCACCCGGACCAGCTCGCGGCCCTGCGCGCGGACCCGGCGTTGTGGCCGGGCGCGGTCGAGGAGCTGATGCGCTTCTGCAGCCCGCAGCTGCTGACGACGCCGCGGTTCGCGCGGGAAGACGTCGAGATCGACGGGCAGCTGATCCGTGCGGGCGAGCGCGTGACGGCCGCGATGGTGGCCGCCGACCGCGACCCGCGCGCGTTCGCCGATCCGGACCGGCTCGACGTCACCCGCGATGGGCCGGCGCAGCTGGGGTTCTCCCACGGCCCGCACTTCTGCCTGGGCGCGTCGATCGCCCGGGTGGAGACGGAGGTGGCGCTTTCGGCGCTGTTTTCCCGCTTCCCGGATCTCGCGCTGGCCGTCGACGACGTGCCGCGAGCGCCCGACGGCGGGACCTGGCGCCCCGCGAAGCTACCGCTGACGCTCTGA
- a CDS encoding alpha/beta fold hydrolase has protein sequence MTTLAVPGATLTYDVTGRGPVLLLVPGGPADAAVFTHIRPVLAEDHTVVTFDPRGLGRSPLDGEPGDDVIREHADDVHRLLAEVGPADVFASSGGAITMLDHVVRHPGDVRTVVLHEPPVSRYLPAAALDGPDIPALFRENGLDAAFPAFMALVGVDPAPPLDPRGEGNFTYFFRHLMAATGAYEPDLGALRATSARLVVAVGEKSGGTTAHETGLGLAADLGLTAAEFPGDHGGFATEPEAFAARLREVLEGR, from the coding sequence ATGACCACCCTCGCCGTCCCCGGCGCCACCCTCACCTACGACGTCACCGGCCGCGGCCCGGTGCTGCTGCTGGTCCCCGGCGGCCCCGCCGACGCCGCCGTGTTCACCCACATTCGGCCGGTGCTGGCCGAGGACCACACTGTCGTCACGTTCGACCCGCGCGGCCTCGGCCGCAGCCCCCTCGACGGGGAGCCGGGGGACGACGTCATCCGCGAGCACGCCGACGACGTGCACCGGCTGCTCGCCGAAGTCGGCCCCGCGGACGTGTTCGCCAGCAGCGGCGGCGCCATCACCATGCTCGACCACGTCGTGCGCCACCCCGGTGACGTCCGCACGGTCGTGCTGCACGAACCGCCGGTCAGCCGTTACCTGCCCGCCGCGGCCCTCGACGGCCCCGACATCCCGGCGCTGTTCCGCGAGAACGGCCTCGACGCCGCCTTCCCCGCGTTCATGGCCCTCGTGGGCGTCGACCCCGCGCCACCACTCGACCCGCGCGGCGAAGGCAATTTCACCTACTTCTTCCGGCACCTGATGGCCGCCACCGGCGCCTACGAACCCGATCTCGGCGCCCTCCGGGCGACGTCCGCGCGACTGGTCGTCGCCGTCGGCGAGAAGTCCGGCGGGACGACGGCCCACGAAACCGGCCTCGGGCTCGCCGCCGACCTCGGCCTCACGGCCGCGGAGTTCCCCGGTGACCACGGCGGGTTCGCCACCGAGCCGGAAGCTTTCGCCGCGCGCCTGCGCGAAGTACTGGAAGGACGCTGA